The proteins below come from a single Papaver somniferum cultivar HN1 chromosome 11, ASM357369v1, whole genome shotgun sequence genomic window:
- the LOC113324467 gene encoding probable carboxylesterase 4, mitochondrial, whose amino-acid sequence MEKNEIVYEYKPFYRVYKDGRKERIFVRKSIPPSMEDPKTGVSSKDVIVTHETGVPSRIYLPKLTQQQEQLNKRFPLLLYFHGGAFCAQSPASPIYHNYVSSLVAEANVVAVSVGFRLVPEHHLPVAYDDSWGAIEWVLSHSTGHGSESWLNNYVDYNRVFMAGDSSGANISHNMAMRLARTHQEKQVLF is encoded by the coding sequence aTGGAGAAGAATGAAATTGTTTATGAATATAAACCATTTTATAGGGTTTACAAAGATGGTCGAAAAGAGAGGATTTTTGTCAGAAAATCTATTCCACCTTCCATGGAAGACCCAAAAACAGGTGTTTCATCAAAAGATGTTATAGTTACACATGAAACTGGTGTGCCTTCAAGAATCTATCTCCCTAAATTAACCCAACAACAAGAACAGCTCAATAAAAGGTTTCCACTTCTCCTTTACTTCCATGGAGGAGCTTTTTGTGCTCAGAGTCCCGCATCTCCAATTTACCATAACTATGTTAGTTCTTTAGTTGCCGAGGCCAATGTGGTGGCGGTATCCGTAGGTTTTAGACTAGTGCCTGAACACCATCTTCCTGTTGCCTATGATGATTCCTGGGGAGCCATAGAGTGGGTACTTTCTCACTCTACAGGACACGGTTCTGAGAGCTGGTTGAACAACTATGTCGACTACAACCGAGTTTTCATGGCTGGCGATAGCTCGGGTGCTAACATTTCACACAACATGGCTATGCGGCTGGCTCGAACTCATCAAGAAAAACAAGTGTTGTTTTGA
- the LOC113324468 gene encoding uncharacterized protein LOC113324468, with translation MSFNQDISRRTNGLAVPHDEGFGEVVRALNVVAQAMQQQVNLNQNAPPPPPPPNQRALLVRRFSEQKPDSFKGSPDPLVAEDWIDKIEKIFTLLGVNDEDKLDLAVFKLEGEATRWWDLTRRSRNDGLFTWVEFRLAFLNKYFPQTARNQRMIEFMQLTQRNMTVAQYQAKFEELSRFSIHLVENEELKAFKFQEGLRPSIKGRLSILKITSYNEIVERAMIAERDIEEANRIRERHNGDKNKNKNNNHPYQKKGNGPNMELPAPSCYHCKQPGHFKRNCPALISHRNQKPFIPQNQRQGYQQNRSQNNPPLYQARQPPQQPKVFNIAHVGPDPDNPVVEGTFLVYNSWAKILFDTGATHSFIASSFVLSLGLKTELLDGYLGVASAIGSSARIDRVARMCVVRIAKHEFLIDLFVMNMSGYDVILGMDWLSAHHVVFDCFQKRVTLHSDEGDDRR, from the exons ATGTCCTTCAATCAGGACATATCTCGTCGTACGAATGGTTTAGCCGTTCCACATGATGAGGGTTTTGGTGAGGTTGTTCGTGCTTTGAATGTTGTTGCTCAAGCGATGCAACAACAAGTGAATCTTAATCAGAATGCACCTCCTCCCCCTCCACCACCTAATCAACGAGCTTTGTTAGTTAGAAGGTTTAGTGAACAAAAGCCCGATTCCTTTAAAGGTAGTCCTGATCCACTAGTCGCTGAAGATTGGATAGATAAGATTGAGAAAATATTCACCCTATTAGGCGTGAATGACGAGGATAAGCtggatcttgctgtttttaagcTTGAGGGTGAGGCCACTCGCTGGTGGGACTTGACTCGTCGTTCTAGGAATGACGGTCTGTTTACCTGGGTAGAATTTCGACTCGCCTTCCTAAATAAGTACTTTCCACAAACTGCACGAAACCAACGCATGATCGAGTTTATGCAGTTGACTCAGAGAAATATGACCGTAGCACAGTACCAAGCCAAGTTTGAAGAACTTTCTCGTTTTTCTATTCATCTGGTGGAGAATGAAGAGCTGAAGGCTTTTAAGTTTCAGGAGGGACTTAGACCTTCAATTAAGGGTAGGTTGTCTATTTTGAAGATTACCTCTTATAATGAGATAGTGGAAAGAGCGATGATTGCTGAGAGAGACATTGAGGAGGCAAATCGAATTAGAGAACGTCACAATGGGGAtaagaacaagaataaaaataacaaccacCCATACCAGAAGAAAGGAAATGGACCGAATATGGAGCTTCCTGCACCTTCGTGTTATCATTGCAAGCAACCTGGACATTTTAAGAGGAACTGTCCTGCACTTATTTCTCATAGGAACCAAAAACCCTTTATACCTCAGAACCAACGTCAAGGTTATCAGCAGAACCGTTCTCAGAACAATCCACCACTATACCAAGCTCGACAGCCCCCTCAGCAACCTAAGGTGTTCAACATTGCTCATGTTGGTCCGGATCCGGATAACCCAGTTGTTGAAGGTACATTCTTAGTTTACAATTCTTGGGCTAAGATATTGTTTGATACTGGTGCTACTCATTCGTTTATTGCTTCTTCGTTTGTTTTGTCTTTGGGTTTGAAAACTGAATTACTTGATGGGTACTTAGGCGTAGCTAGTGCGATAGGCAGTAGTGCACGTATTGACCGCGTGGCACGAATGTGTGTAGTACGTATAGCTAAGCATGAGTTTTTGATTGACCTTTTTGTGATGAATATGTCTGGTTATGATGTAATCCTGGGTATGGATTGGTTATCTGCTCATCAtgttgtttttgattgttttcaaAAACGTGTGACTCTTCACTCGGACGAAGG TGATGATAGGAGATGA